From the genome of Chlorocebus sabaeus isolate Y175 chromosome 2, mChlSab1.0.hap1, whole genome shotgun sequence, one region includes:
- the LOC119622831 gene encoding N-acylneuraminate-9-phosphatase-like → MGLSRVRAVFFDLDNALIDTAGASRRGMLEVIKLLQSKYHYKEEAEIICDKVQVKLSKECFHPYNTCITDLRTSRWEEAIQETKGGAANRKLAEECYFLWKSTRLQHMTLAEDVKAMLTELRKEVRLLLLTNGDRQTQREKIEACACQSYFDAVVVSGEQREEKPAPSIFYYCCNLLGVQPGDCVMVGDTLETGIQGGLNAGLKATVWINKNGTVPLKSSPVPHYIVSSVLELPALLQSIDRKVSMST, encoded by the exons ATGGGACTGAGCCGTGTGCGGGCCGTTTTCTTTGACTTGGATAACGCTCTCATCGACACTGCTGGGGCGAGCAGGAGAGGCATGTTGGAG gTGATAAAACTCTTACAATCAAAATACCATTATAAAGAAGAGGCTGAAATCATCTGTGATAAAGTTCAAGTTAAACTCAGCAAGGAATGTTTTCATCCTTACAATACATGCATTACTGATTTAAGGACTTCACGTTGGGAAGAAGCAATCCAGGAAACAAAAGGTGGTGCAGCCAATAGAAAATTGGCTGAAGAATGTTATTTCCTTTGGAAATCTACACGTTTACAGCATATGACACTAGCAGAAGATGTCAAAGCCATGCTTACTGAACTTCGAAAGGAGGTCCGCCTACTTCTCTTAACGAATGGGGACAGACAGACCCAGAGAGAGAAGATTGAGGCTTGTGCCTGTCAGTCCTATTTTGATGCTGTTGTCGTAAGTggagagcagagagaggagaaacCAGCACCGTCCATATTTTATTACTGCTGCAATCTTCTTGGAGTACAACCTGGGGACTGTGTGATGGTCGGTGACACATTAGAAACCGGCATCCAAGGAGGCCTCAATGCAGGATTGAAAGCAACAGTCTGGATCAATAAAAATGGAACAGTGCCTCTGAAGTCCTCCCCAGTTCCGCATTACATAGTTTCTTCTGTGTTAGAGTTACCTGCTCTCTTACAAAGTATAGACCGCAAAGTCAGTATGTCCACTTAA